A portion of the Halobacillus ihumii genome contains these proteins:
- the putP gene encoding sodium/proline symporter PutP, with protein sequence MDIPTLITFIVYLVGMLLIGFAAYRLTSDLSDYVLGGRRLGPGVAALSAGASDMSGWLLLGLPGAVYASGLSGAWIGVGLAIGAYLNWQFVARRLRIYTEVAKDSITIPDYLENRFHDSSHLLRVISAFVILLFFTFYTSSGMVAGAKLFQASFELSYTQALWIGAIVTISYTFLGGFLAVSWTDFVQGILMFLALIAVPIVAIQQLGGWSSAVDAVGNIDPTHLNMVQGVGALTIISSLAWGLGYFGQPHILVRFMALRSAKDVPKARFIGMGWMIIGLYGAIFTGLFGLAFINTQDLAGLAGFGVEIVSQDGMQMLADPEKIFITFSQILFHPVIAGILLAAILSAIMSTIDSQLLVSSSALAEDFYKAIFRKNASERELVWVGRVAVATIALIAILIAGNPGSSVLQLVSYAWAGFGAAFGPLIILSLFWKGITRDGALAGMIVGAVTVVVWGDFLSGGIFDLYELVPGFLFSLIVSVLVSLAGKPSKEIIAEFEEAERR encoded by the coding sequence ATGGATATACCAACGTTAATTACGTTTATTGTTTACTTAGTCGGTATGCTTTTAATTGGATTTGCTGCATATCGTTTAACAAGTGATTTATCAGATTATGTATTAGGCGGCCGTCGATTAGGCCCGGGAGTTGCCGCACTTAGTGCCGGTGCATCTGACATGAGTGGCTGGCTATTATTAGGACTGCCTGGTGCTGTTTATGCTTCTGGTTTGTCTGGAGCTTGGATCGGGGTAGGACTTGCTATTGGCGCCTACTTAAACTGGCAATTTGTGGCACGTCGTCTGCGTATTTATACTGAGGTCGCAAAAGATTCAATAACGATTCCGGATTACTTAGAAAATCGTTTCCACGACAGTTCTCATTTATTACGTGTTATTTCTGCATTTGTCATCCTGTTATTCTTTACCTTCTATACTTCCTCTGGTATGGTGGCCGGTGCAAAATTGTTTCAGGCCTCATTTGAATTAAGTTATACACAGGCTTTATGGATTGGTGCAATTGTTACCATTTCTTATACCTTCTTAGGTGGATTCCTGGCTGTTAGTTGGACAGACTTTGTACAAGGGATTCTAATGTTCTTGGCACTTATTGCAGTTCCAATTGTGGCCATTCAGCAACTTGGAGGCTGGAGTTCTGCAGTGGATGCGGTAGGCAATATTGATCCAACACATTTAAACATGGTTCAAGGAGTCGGAGCTTTAACCATTATTTCCTCACTTGCCTGGGGGCTCGGATATTTCGGTCAGCCGCATATCCTTGTACGTTTTATGGCGCTTCGTTCAGCTAAAGATGTGCCGAAAGCCCGCTTTATTGGAATGGGCTGGATGATTATCGGCCTTTATGGAGCGATCTTTACTGGGTTGTTCGGCCTTGCCTTTATTAATACACAGGACCTTGCTGGTTTAGCAGGATTTGGAGTAGAAATTGTATCTCAAGACGGTATGCAGATGCTTGCAGACCCTGAAAAAATCTTTATTACTTTTTCCCAGATTCTGTTCCATCCTGTGATTGCAGGTATTCTATTAGCAGCAATCCTTTCTGCGATTATGAGTACCATTGACTCCCAGTTGCTTGTATCTTCTTCTGCATTAGCAGAGGACTTCTACAAGGCGATCTTCCGTAAGAACGCCTCTGAGCGTGAATTAGTTTGGGTTGGTCGTGTGGCTGTTGCTACTATCGCTCTAATCGCGATCCTAATTGCCGGAAATCCGGGTAGTTCTGTACTTCAACTCGTATCCTATGCTTGGGCAGGATTTGGTGCTGCATTCGGACCATTGATCATTTTATCCCTGTTTTGGAAGGGAATTACTCGTGACGGTGCGCTAGCTGGTATGATCGTTGGTGCGGTTACAGTAGTTGTTTGGGGAGACTTCCTAAGCGGGGGAATCTTCGATCTTTATGAGCTTGTACCAGGATTCTTGTTCAGTTTGATTGTATCTGTACTAGTAAGCTTGGCTGGTAAGCCTTCTAAAGAAATTATTGCAGAATTCGAAGAAGCAGAACGTCGCTAA
- the gatC gene encoding Asp-tRNA(Asn)/Glu-tRNA(Gln) amidotransferase subunit GatC: protein MSRISKDEVKHVAHLARLSINEEEADMFTKQLDDIIMYAEQLNELDTEGVEPTTHVLNLQNVMRKDEPKKWITKQEALKNAPDKQDGQFKVPSILE from the coding sequence ATGTCCCGTATTAGCAAAGATGAAGTAAAACATGTGGCCCATTTAGCACGCCTTTCCATTAATGAAGAAGAGGCGGATATGTTTACGAAACAGCTTGACGATATCATTATGTATGCCGAGCAATTGAATGAGCTGGATACAGAAGGAGTCGAGCCGACCACTCACGTTCTTAATTTACAAAATGTGATGCGTAAAGATGAACCGAAGAAGTGGATTACGAAACAAGAAGCACTGAAAAATGCACCGGATAAGCAAGATGGTCAATTTAAAGTACCATCAATTTTGGAATAG
- a CDS encoding DUF3048 domain-containing protein, which produces MKNIVWIMAAAVFMLILTACANPAEDENEQENQDKKENSIEEPEQSKGTSYENIYPLTGEPADDSVNQRVLSVMVNNHTDARPQTGLSQADIVFEVLAEGQITRFLALFQSKIPDVIGPVRSARPYYFKLAAGYDALYVYHGAASFINEMVHASGVDFANGALYDNDGKLFKRSTDREAPHNSYLLTSGVADLLANKGYETTKEVKPLPFAEEPSSKGNDAKQVSVVYDERETVTYTYDAASEQYKRSSDGEPTVEKETGNRITVDNIFIVKTEHRVVDDAGRREIDLTSGGEGYLVQKGQIIAVKWKNRNGRILPYKDGEPVSFVPGQTWVNIVPDRSGIVTAE; this is translated from the coding sequence ATGAAAAACATCGTATGGATTATGGCGGCAGCCGTATTTATGTTGATTCTGACTGCTTGTGCGAATCCAGCAGAAGATGAGAATGAGCAGGAAAATCAAGACAAAAAGGAGAATTCTATAGAGGAGCCAGAACAATCAAAAGGGACGAGCTATGAGAACATTTATCCGTTGACTGGGGAACCAGCTGATGATTCGGTTAACCAGCGAGTGCTTTCAGTAATGGTAAATAATCATACAGACGCTCGTCCGCAGACTGGGCTAAGTCAGGCAGATATTGTATTTGAAGTATTAGCGGAAGGACAGATTACACGGTTTCTCGCTCTATTTCAAAGTAAAATACCTGATGTTATTGGCCCGGTGAGAAGTGCACGTCCTTATTATTTTAAATTAGCTGCCGGGTATGATGCCCTGTACGTCTATCACGGTGCTGCATCCTTTATTAACGAAATGGTTCATGCCAGCGGGGTTGATTTTGCAAATGGTGCCCTATACGATAACGATGGGAAACTATTTAAGCGCTCCACAGATCGAGAGGCCCCTCACAATTCGTATCTCTTAACTTCAGGGGTAGCCGATCTATTAGCAAACAAGGGGTATGAGACAACAAAAGAAGTAAAACCTCTTCCGTTCGCGGAGGAGCCGTCTAGTAAAGGAAACGATGCAAAGCAGGTTTCGGTAGTCTATGACGAGAGAGAAACTGTGACGTATACGTATGATGCCGCCAGTGAACAGTACAAACGTTCAAGTGATGGAGAACCGACTGTCGAGAAAGAAACGGGAAACCGTATTACTGTGGATAATATCTTTATTGTCAAAACCGAGCACCGGGTAGTTGATGATGCCGGGCGTCGTGAAATTGATTTAACGTCAGGCGGTGAAGGTTATTTAGTACAAAAAGGGCAGATCATTGCGGTAAAATGGAAGAATCGCAATGGTAGAATACTGCCTTACAAAGATGGAGAGCCTGTCAGTTTCGTTCCAGGTCAAACGTGGGTTAATATAGTTCCGGATCGATCAGGGATCGTGACTGCTGAATAA
- the pruA gene encoding L-glutamate gamma-semialdehyde dehydrogenase, with protein MVVPYKHEPFTDLSMDENRKALEAEIKNIEADLGKDYPLIIGGERIMTDNKIEVVNPANKKEVIGYVSKANQDLAEKAHKVADETFQWWRKTKAQFRADILFRAAAIVRRRKHEFTAHLVKEGGKPWKEADADTAEAIDFMEYYGRQMLEIDKGVEINSRPIENNRFHYISLGVGVVISPWNFLFAIMAGTTVASMVSGNTVLLKPASSTPIIAYKMMEVLEEAGLPAGVINYIPGSGKEVGDYLVDHPRTRFVSFTGSREVGTRIFERAAKVQPGQKWLKRTIIEMGGKDTIVVDKESDLELAAEAITYSAFGFSGQKCSACSRVVAHEDIYEELLDKVVSKTKESITYGDPAAHDTYMGPVIDQAAYDKILSYIDIGKEEGKLLAGGKGSDSKGWFIEPTVFGDLKPDARIMQEEIFGPVVGFTKAKSFDEAIDIANNTDYGLTGAVISNNRSHIEQAREDFQVGNLYFNRGCTAAIVGYHPFGGFNMSGTDSKAGGPDYLVHHMQGKTTSEML; from the coding sequence ATGGTCGTACCATACAAACATGAACCATTTACTGATCTTAGCATGGATGAGAATCGTAAAGCACTGGAGGCTGAAATTAAAAATATTGAAGCTGATCTAGGCAAGGATTACCCTCTTATTATTGGCGGAGAACGCATTATGACAGATAACAAAATTGAAGTTGTCAATCCTGCCAATAAGAAAGAAGTTATTGGTTATGTTTCAAAAGCGAATCAGGATCTCGCTGAAAAGGCTCACAAAGTTGCAGATGAGACTTTCCAATGGTGGCGCAAGACGAAGGCACAATTCCGTGCGGATATTTTGTTCCGTGCAGCGGCCATTGTTCGCCGCCGTAAACATGAATTTACAGCCCATCTTGTAAAAGAAGGCGGAAAGCCATGGAAAGAAGCAGATGCTGATACAGCTGAAGCGATCGACTTTATGGAGTATTATGGACGTCAAATGCTTGAAATCGATAAAGGAGTAGAAATAAACTCCCGTCCTATTGAAAACAACCGTTTCCATTACATTTCCCTGGGAGTCGGGGTTGTGATTTCACCGTGGAACTTCCTGTTTGCCATTATGGCAGGGACTACAGTAGCTTCGATGGTTTCAGGAAATACAGTATTGCTTAAACCAGCAAGCTCCACCCCAATTATTGCTTATAAAATGATGGAAGTGCTTGAGGAAGCAGGTCTTCCTGCTGGTGTTATCAACTATATTCCTGGCAGCGGAAAAGAGGTAGGAGATTACCTCGTTGATCATCCGCGCACACGTTTTGTGAGCTTTACAGGTTCACGCGAAGTAGGGACAAGAATTTTCGAACGAGCTGCCAAAGTACAGCCAGGTCAAAAGTGGCTGAAACGTACGATTATCGAAATGGGTGGGAAAGATACTATCGTCGTGGATAAAGAATCTGATTTAGAATTGGCTGCAGAAGCGATTACGTATTCTGCTTTTGGATTCTCGGGACAGAAATGCTCGGCCTGTTCACGAGTAGTGGCTCACGAAGACATATATGAGGAACTTCTAGATAAAGTGGTTAGCAAGACGAAAGAATCGATTACTTACGGTGATCCTGCAGCTCATGACACTTACATGGGGCCGGTTATTGACCAAGCTGCTTACGACAAGATCTTAAGCTACATTGATATTGGAAAAGAAGAAGGAAAACTGCTAGCTGGAGGTAAGGGAAGTGACAGTAAAGGCTGGTTTATTGAACCGACTGTTTTTGGCGACCTAAAACCCGATGCAAGAATTATGCAAGAAGAAATATTCGGACCAGTCGTAGGCTTTACAAAAGCGAAATCCTTTGATGAAGCGATTGATATCGCCAACAATACCGATTATGGTTTGACTGGTGCAGTCATTTCAAACAATCGTTCACACATTGAACAAGCCCGTGAAGACTTCCAGGTTGGTAACTTGTATTTTAACCGCGGCTGTACAGCGGCTATTGTCGGGTATCATCCGTTTGGAGGCTTTAATATGTCGGGGACGGACTCTAAAGCTGGCGGACCAGACTATCTGGTTCATCACATGCAAGGCAAGACAACATCTGAAATGCTGTGA
- a CDS encoding CamS family sex pheromone protein: MKKLHMLLLSSLLLVSACTPVYDNADEVVRETGNNNSDQSAIIPNYSLSDQTYRMILTEDSAKVSSAPGVTTNQMDNRLDIAAFENGLRRHSKEYYNPEKYYFQPGQTLTDSELLSWLSRKSEDNPEGLNPELNEDKASEKDFRSNPRYISNIIEQDYLVRKEDNVVEVAGVTIGISMRTVYNFTADGREYSENLSTEKLLAKGKEYANIILKRLRKKETLQGVPIVFAIFEEERDNTKTAGNFISKTYVEASENSIGDWKSIQENYVLFPSDEAEENYFDHAKLFSDFRVQVSDYFPNFVGMIANGFYINEELKKVEIDIPIQFRSQSEVVGFTQYIYSLVMEMFEDHYTVQVRINSMDQQESLIVKEPGNDKPYVYIYD; encoded by the coding sequence ATGAAGAAGCTGCACATGCTTTTACTTAGTAGCTTGCTTCTTGTAAGCGCATGTACACCTGTTTACGATAATGCGGATGAAGTAGTTCGTGAAACAGGAAATAATAATAGCGATCAGTCAGCCATCATACCTAACTATAGTCTTTCCGATCAGACCTATCGGATGATTTTGACAGAAGACAGTGCGAAAGTTTCTTCTGCCCCTGGTGTAACGACCAACCAGATGGATAATCGGTTAGATATTGCAGCATTTGAAAATGGCCTGCGCCGTCATTCAAAAGAATATTACAATCCGGAGAAATACTACTTTCAGCCCGGCCAGACTTTAACTGATTCGGAGCTATTAAGCTGGCTGTCTCGCAAATCGGAAGACAACCCTGAAGGATTGAATCCAGAATTAAATGAAGATAAAGCATCTGAAAAAGACTTCCGCAGCAACCCTCGCTATATTTCAAATATCATCGAACAAGATTATCTCGTTCGAAAGGAAGATAATGTGGTGGAAGTTGCGGGAGTTACAATTGGGATATCTATGCGGACAGTGTACAATTTTACTGCAGATGGGCGAGAGTACTCAGAAAATCTATCAACTGAAAAATTATTAGCAAAAGGGAAAGAATACGCTAATATTATTCTGAAGCGACTTCGTAAGAAAGAAACGCTTCAAGGAGTTCCGATCGTATTTGCGATTTTTGAAGAAGAGCGCGATAACACAAAAACTGCCGGGAATTTCATAAGCAAGACATACGTGGAAGCCTCGGAAAATTCGATAGGTGATTGGAAGTCAATACAAGAGAATTATGTCCTTTTCCCTTCAGATGAAGCAGAAGAGAACTACTTCGATCATGCTAAGTTGTTCTCTGATTTCCGGGTTCAGGTATCGGATTATTTCCCGAATTTCGTAGGTATGATTGCTAATGGGTTTTATATTAATGAAGAGCTCAAAAAAGTAGAGATTGACATTCCGATTCAGTTCCGCTCACAGTCCGAAGTTGTAGGTTTTACTCAATACATCTATAGTCTCGTGATGGAAATGTTTGAAGATCACTACACTGTTCAGGTTAGAATTAACAGTATGGATCAGCAGGAAAGCCTCATCGTTAAAGAACCCGGTAACGATAAACCATATGTTTATATCTATGACTAA
- a CDS encoding heptaprenylglyceryl phosphate synthase produces the protein MYNNVKEWNHVFKLDPNKQLSDSDLNLIGQSGTDAVIIGGTDGVTYENVTALLMRMQVYELPCLLEVSALEAISPEFDGYLIPMVMNSREKRYMLDVQHEAVKQYGDFIEWKDMLVEGYCVMNERAKVFRAANCTLPDHEDVIAYARMAEHMFHLPIFYMEYSGRFGDVNLVREVAEQLDQTLLFYGGGVRSAADAQQMKPYADVLVVGDIIYENIQAALETVQACTE, from the coding sequence GTGTACAATAACGTGAAAGAATGGAACCATGTTTTTAAACTAGATCCGAATAAACAGCTTTCTGACAGCGACCTTAATTTGATAGGACAATCGGGAACGGATGCCGTTATTATTGGGGGGACCGATGGCGTTACTTATGAAAATGTGACGGCTTTGCTCATGAGAATGCAAGTCTATGAACTGCCATGTCTGCTTGAGGTTTCAGCACTCGAGGCGATTTCCCCGGAGTTTGATGGCTACTTGATTCCGATGGTGATGAACAGTCGGGAGAAACGCTATATGCTTGATGTACAGCATGAAGCCGTGAAGCAATACGGTGACTTTATTGAATGGAAGGATATGCTTGTCGAAGGATATTGCGTGATGAATGAACGGGCCAAGGTTTTTCGGGCAGCTAACTGTACGCTCCCGGATCACGAAGATGTGATTGCTTATGCGCGGATGGCTGAGCACATGTTTCACCTGCCGATTTTTTATATGGAATACAGCGGACGGTTTGGTGATGTGAACCTAGTACGCGAGGTTGCAGAGCAACTTGATCAAACGCTGCTATTTTATGGTGGAGGAGTCCGTTCTGCAGCTGATGCACAACAAATGAAACCATACGCTGACGTGCTTGTCGTTGGTGATATTATATATGAAAATATTCAAGCCGCCCTTGAAACGGTACAGGCTTGTACAGAATAA
- the pcrA gene encoding DNA helicase PcrA, translating to MTQAMNPLLKGLNEQQRNAVTHTEGPLLIMAGAGSGKTRVLTHRIAYLLSEKDVSPRNVLAITFTNKAAREMKERVEALVGQEGEKIWMSTFHSMCVRILRRDIDRIGYDRNFSILDSSDQLSVIKQVLKELNLDPKKWDPRAMLGAISNAKNELLTPEDYTREAASIHEEKIAEVYTGYQKKLRKNQSLDFDDLIMQTLNLFDRLPEVLEYYQRRFQYIHVDEYQDTNHAQYQLVTQLSSRYQNLCVVGDSDQSIYRWRGADIKNILSFEKDYPGARTILLEQNYRSTELILNAANNVIGNNSGRKAKNLWTDNMGGNKIQYHESGTEREEGLFVADNIEDLVRSGRFQYKDISILYRTNAQSRTIEETFVKAGIPYQMIGGTKFYDRKEIKDLLAYLRLISNPNDDLSYQRVVNEPKRGVGKTSLEKLQRYAADHDISLYEASAEIDFVGVSAKAAKSIMNFYTMIRNWTQQQEFLSATDMVQEVIDKTGYEEMLQNEKSLEAQSRLENIEEFKSVTKNFEENSEDKTLVAFLTDLALIADIDQMNEDPTSDDTVTLMTLHSAKGLEFPVVFLIGMEENVFPHTRSLMDDEEMEEERRLAYVGITRAERQLFMTHAKMRTLYGRTNMNPISRFINEIPEDLVNGKEEREELPFFNNRRESTAFSSQTPQQAPKRAAKKVEKDSSGGEKIAWKPGDKASHKKWGEGTVVKVQGEGDAMELDIAFPAPTGIKRLLARFAPITKA from the coding sequence ATGACGCAAGCAATGAATCCCTTACTTAAAGGATTGAATGAACAGCAACGAAATGCGGTGACCCACACCGAGGGACCACTGCTGATTATGGCCGGAGCCGGAAGTGGAAAAACACGAGTTTTAACCCATCGTATCGCATACTTACTCAGTGAGAAGGATGTTTCTCCCCGCAATGTATTGGCGATTACGTTTACCAATAAAGCTGCACGCGAGATGAAAGAACGTGTCGAGGCATTAGTAGGACAAGAGGGTGAAAAAATCTGGATGTCGACGTTTCACTCAATGTGTGTCCGGATTTTAAGGAGAGATATTGATCGAATCGGGTATGATCGGAATTTTTCAATCCTCGATTCGAGTGACCAGCTCTCCGTGATTAAACAGGTATTGAAGGAACTGAACCTTGATCCTAAAAAGTGGGACCCGCGAGCAATGCTTGGGGCGATCAGTAATGCCAAAAATGAATTGCTGACACCCGAAGATTACACTCGTGAAGCAGCGAGCATCCATGAAGAAAAAATTGCAGAAGTATACACAGGTTATCAGAAGAAGCTGCGCAAGAATCAATCACTCGACTTTGATGACTTAATTATGCAGACATTGAACCTATTTGATCGCCTCCCTGAAGTGCTCGAGTATTATCAGCGCCGCTTTCAATATATTCATGTCGATGAGTATCAGGATACCAATCATGCCCAATACCAGCTTGTTACTCAGTTATCCAGCCGCTATCAGAATTTATGTGTAGTCGGGGATTCTGATCAATCGATTTATCGCTGGCGAGGCGCTGATATTAAAAACATTCTTTCATTTGAAAAAGATTACCCGGGCGCCCGGACCATTTTGCTTGAACAAAATTATCGCTCCACGGAACTTATTTTGAATGCAGCAAACAATGTGATCGGCAATAACAGTGGACGAAAAGCTAAAAATCTTTGGACGGATAATATGGGCGGGAACAAGATTCAATATCATGAGTCTGGCACTGAGCGCGAAGAAGGATTATTTGTAGCCGACAACATCGAAGATCTAGTTCGCAGCGGACGCTTCCAATACAAGGATATTTCTATTTTGTACCGGACAAATGCTCAGTCCCGTACGATTGAAGAAACCTTCGTGAAAGCAGGGATTCCCTACCAAATGATTGGCGGCACGAAGTTCTATGACCGTAAAGAAATTAAGGATTTGCTTGCATATTTACGTTTAATTTCTAACCCGAATGATGATTTGAGCTATCAGCGAGTCGTGAATGAACCAAAACGGGGAGTAGGGAAGACAAGTCTTGAAAAACTGCAAAGGTATGCAGCAGATCACGATATTTCTCTATACGAAGCTTCAGCAGAAATCGACTTTGTAGGAGTTAGTGCAAAAGCAGCCAAATCGATTATGAACTTCTATACAATGATTCGAAACTGGACACAGCAGCAGGAGTTTTTATCAGCAACCGACATGGTCCAAGAAGTCATTGATAAGACAGGCTATGAAGAAATGCTTCAAAATGAGAAAAGCCTTGAAGCTCAAAGCCGTTTAGAGAACATTGAGGAATTCAAATCGGTCACGAAGAATTTTGAAGAAAACAGTGAAGACAAGACGCTCGTAGCTTTTTTGACAGATCTTGCCTTGATTGCTGATATCGATCAAATGAATGAAGACCCGACGAGTGATGATACGGTAACCTTGATGACACTTCACTCTGCAAAAGGTCTGGAATTTCCGGTTGTTTTTCTAATCGGAATGGAGGAGAATGTTTTTCCACACACACGATCTCTCATGGACGATGAAGAGATGGAAGAAGAGCGGCGTCTCGCGTATGTAGGAATTACGCGTGCGGAACGCCAGCTGTTTATGACCCATGCTAAAATGCGCACACTATATGGTAGAACCAACATGAATCCAATCAGTCGTTTTATTAATGAAATACCAGAAGACCTCGTAAATGGAAAAGAAGAGCGGGAAGAATTACCCTTTTTCAATAATAGACGTGAATCAACAGCTTTTTCTTCCCAGACACCTCAACAAGCACCGAAGCGGGCGGCGAAAAAGGTGGAGAAAGATTCATCAGGCGGTGAAAAAATTGCCTGGAAGCCGGGGGATAAAGCGAGCCACAAGAAATGGGGAGAAGGGACTGTCGTTAAAGTTCAAGGAGAAGGTGACGCCATGGAACTTGATATCGCTTTTCCGGCCCCAACAGGAATTAAGCGTCTTCTGGCTCGATTTGCACCGATAACGAAAGCGTAA
- the ligA gene encoding NAD-dependent DNA ligase LigA: MNQNEAQEVIEDLRKKLNQYNYEYHTLDNPSVSDYEYDQKLRELLDLEAQFPDLVTADSPSQRVGDEPLDAFQKVRHNVPMLSLGNAFNEQELRDFDRRARQGTGEDVTYVCELKIDGLAVSLRYEEGVLVRGATRGDGTVGEDITKNLRTIRSIPLRLQQPETIEVRGEAFMPKKSFLALNEARENNGDEPFANPRNAAAGSLRQLDPKIAAKRNLDIFLYGVGEWQGETTHSHSERLEELKSLGLKTNPEWKKCNDIDEVIDYVHSWVERRPDLDYEIDGIVIKVDRLDQQEALGFTAKSPRWATAYKFPAEEAITQLTDIELSVGRTGVVTPTAILDPVKVAGTIVQRASLHNEDLIREKDIRIGDTVVIKKAGDIIPEVVRVHTEERSGDEEPFHMPEHCPACDSKLVRLEEEVALRCINPNCDAQLQEALIHFVSRNAMDIEGLGEKVIIQLFKEQLIDNIADLYRLEKEELLKLERMGEKSVDNLLTAIEQSKENSLERLLFGLGVRYVGTKAANTLAQEFETMASLMEADQERLVQVPEIGEKMADSIARYFSKPQVIQLLDELENLGLNLEYKGPKKNDGPEDSPFKGKTVVLTGKMENYTRSEAKNIVQSLGGKVTGSISKSTDLLIAGEDAGSKYTKAEQLDVTIWNEEEFAKALT, encoded by the coding sequence ATGAATCAGAACGAAGCGCAAGAAGTCATTGAAGACCTTCGCAAAAAGCTTAACCAGTACAACTATGAATATCACACGTTGGATAACCCTAGTGTATCGGACTATGAATATGATCAGAAGCTGCGTGAACTGCTTGATTTAGAAGCGCAGTTTCCCGATCTTGTCACGGCGGATTCCCCTTCACAGCGTGTTGGGGACGAGCCTCTGGATGCCTTTCAGAAAGTGCGTCACAATGTCCCTATGCTCAGTCTCGGAAACGCCTTTAATGAACAGGAACTCAGGGATTTTGACCGCCGTGCCCGTCAAGGAACAGGGGAAGACGTTACGTATGTTTGCGAGTTGAAAATTGACGGACTTGCTGTTTCGTTACGCTATGAGGAAGGAGTCCTTGTTCGCGGGGCTACGCGGGGTGACGGTACAGTAGGAGAAGATATTACGAAGAATTTGCGTACAATTCGCAGCATCCCGCTTCGATTGCAGCAGCCTGAAACCATCGAAGTACGCGGTGAAGCGTTTATGCCGAAGAAGTCGTTTCTAGCTTTAAATGAGGCACGCGAAAACAATGGGGATGAGCCATTTGCCAATCCAAGAAACGCAGCAGCAGGTTCACTAAGACAGCTTGATCCAAAGATTGCGGCAAAACGAAATTTGGATATTTTCCTATATGGAGTCGGCGAATGGCAGGGTGAAACAACGCATTCTCATAGTGAACGGCTGGAAGAATTAAAAAGCCTTGGCTTAAAAACGAATCCCGAATGGAAAAAGTGTAACGATATTGACGAAGTAATCGACTATGTTCATAGCTGGGTTGAGCGCCGTCCTGACTTGGACTATGAGATCGATGGCATCGTTATTAAAGTTGACCGTCTGGATCAGCAGGAAGCTCTTGGGTTTACAGCCAAAAGCCCGCGGTGGGCGACGGCCTATAAATTCCCCGCTGAAGAGGCAATTACCCAACTTACCGATATTGAATTAAGTGTCGGCCGCACAGGAGTTGTCACCCCAACCGCTATCCTTGATCCTGTGAAGGTTGCTGGAACGATCGTTCAACGAGCTTCACTGCACAATGAGGATTTAATCCGTGAGAAAGATATCCGTATTGGGGACACAGTCGTAATCAAAAAAGCCGGCGATATTATTCCGGAAGTTGTCCGAGTGCATACAGAAGAGCGTTCAGGTGATGAGGAACCTTTTCATATGCCGGAACATTGTCCAGCTTGCGACAGTAAATTGGTCCGGCTGGAAGAAGAAGTGGCGTTACGCTGCATTAATCCTAACTGTGATGCTCAGCTTCAAGAGGCTTTAATTCACTTTGTTTCACGAAATGCCATGGACATTGAAGGATTAGGGGAAAAAGTAATTATCCAGCTTTTTAAGGAACAACTGATCGATAACATTGCGGATCTTTATCGATTGGAAAAAGAAGAATTACTTAAGCTTGAGCGCATGGGTGAAAAGTCGGTTGATAATTTGTTGACGGCTATCGAACAGTCCAAAGAAAATTCATTAGAGCGTCTTTTATTCGGTTTGGGGGTCCGTTATGTCGGAACCAAAGCGGCTAACACGCTTGCTCAGGAATTTGAAACGATGGCGAGCCTTATGGAAGCGGATCAAGAAAGATTAGTACAAGTTCCAGAAATCGGAGAAAAAATGGCTGACTCTATCGCCCGATATTTTTCCAAACCTCAGGTCATCCAGTTGTTGGATGAATTAGAGAACCTTGGGCTTAATTTGGAATACAAAGGGCCGAAGAAAAACGATGGACCAGAAGACTCTCCTTTTAAAGGAAAGACGGTCGTTCTTACCGGGAAGATGGAGAACTATACACGGTCTGAAGCTAAGAATATCGTTCAGAGTCTGGGAGGTAAAGTGACCGGCAGCATTAGTAAAAGTACTGATCTGTTAATTGCCGGAGAAGATGCTGGCTCAAAATATACAAAAGCTGAACAGCTTGATGTTACGATTTGGAATGAGGAAGAATTTGCAAAAGCTTTAACATAA
- a CDS encoding YerC/YecD family TrpR-related protein: MQIDKLRGKTLDQLFEAILSLKDVEECYEFFDDLATMNEVQSLAQRLEVARMLREGFTYHKIETETGASTATISRVKRCLNYGNDAYTKALDRVQANQTK, translated from the coding sequence GTGCAAATTGATAAACTACGCGGCAAAACACTAGATCAGCTTTTCGAAGCGATTCTATCGCTGAAAGATGTGGAGGAATGCTACGAATTCTTCGATGACTTAGCGACAATGAATGAAGTTCAGTCTCTAGCACAGCGTCTGGAAGTAGCACGTATGCTGAGAGAAGGCTTTACGTATCATAAGATTGAAACGGAGACAGGTGCTTCAACAGCGACGATCTCACGTGTGAAACGATGTTTGAATTATGGAAACGACGCGTATACGAAAGCGTTGGATCGTGTTCAGGCAAATCAAACTAAATAA